Proteins from a single region of Pseudomonadota bacterium:
- a CDS encoding glycogen/starch/alpha-glucan phosphorylase, with protein MLDKPSGLSMPMRDAIRHHLIYTVGKDADHATTYDWRMAVSYALRDRIVDAWFASTRTAYARGSKRVYYLSMEFLIGRLLQDGLVNLRLFDETCESLSSLGLDPMAVITDEPDAALGNGGLGRLAACFLESLSTLGVPAYGYGIRYEHGLFKQSISGGRQIEKPETWLQQTHAWEFERPEARYRLGFGGEVRQKDGRANWTPTNAVVAAAYDTPIVGWNGAWANTLRLWSAKPIQAFDLESFNEGDFVGAASEEAMARTISRVLYPDDTTDVGKELRLKQEYFFTAASLADILRRFESEHDDLRLLPEKVAIQLNDTHPAIAGPELVRLLSDERGLPFDDAMELARHTLNYTNHTLLPEALERWEEGLFGRLLPRHLEIIDQIDGAHSKQNPSRKLAIREPGVVKMGELSFIMANRVNGVSALHTELMKSTVFDELNRLHPDRIVNQTNGVTPRRWLHACNPSLSALITQRIGESWVADLEQLAKLEPHVDDPEFRLAYAASKDANKVELAQWFSHSLGVTIDPTMVFDVQIKRLHEYKRQHLNIIEAVALWQAIKTDPDAGWTPRVKIFAGKAAPGYFFAKDIIRLINDVAAVVNADPDTSPYLKIVFVPNYNVTLAERLIPAADLSEQISTAGKEASGTGNMKFALNGAPTIGTLDGANVEIRERVGSDNFFLFGMTADEVVARRAVDDHAGKAIAHDPRLAAALDAIQTGVFSPEEPHRYKGIVENVSGPDYFLVSSDFTDYWRAQREVDAKFKDRDSWFRMAALNTARSGWFSSDRTIRGYMRDVWDARSLI; from the coding sequence ATGCTCGACAAGCCTTCCGGGTTGTCTATGCCCATGCGCGACGCGATACGGCACCATCTCATCTATACGGTCGGAAAAGATGCTGATCATGCAACCACTTACGATTGGCGCATGGCCGTATCGTATGCCTTGCGTGATCGCATAGTTGACGCATGGTTTGCCTCGACGCGCACAGCGTATGCGCGCGGTAGCAAGCGGGTCTATTACCTCTCCATGGAGTTCCTGATCGGGCGGCTGCTCCAGGACGGTCTGGTGAACTTGCGCCTGTTTGATGAGACCTGCGAAAGTCTGTCCTCACTTGGCCTTGACCCGATGGCTGTCATCACTGACGAGCCCGACGCGGCGCTGGGCAATGGCGGGCTTGGCCGTCTGGCAGCCTGTTTTCTTGAATCGCTTTCGACCCTCGGCGTGCCAGCCTATGGATATGGCATCCGCTATGAACACGGCCTTTTCAAGCAATCGATCTCTGGCGGTCGGCAGATCGAGAAGCCGGAAACCTGGCTGCAGCAAACCCATGCTTGGGAGTTCGAACGTCCCGAAGCCCGGTACCGCCTGGGGTTTGGTGGCGAGGTTCGCCAAAAGGACGGCAGAGCCAATTGGACGCCAACCAATGCGGTCGTTGCAGCTGCTTATGATACCCCAATAGTGGGTTGGAACGGCGCATGGGCGAACACCCTTCGCCTGTGGTCAGCCAAACCGATCCAAGCCTTCGACCTTGAGAGCTTCAACGAGGGGGACTTCGTTGGCGCAGCCAGCGAGGAAGCGATGGCGCGCACAATCTCCCGGGTTCTCTACCCGGACGATACAACGGATGTTGGAAAAGAACTAAGGCTCAAACAGGAGTATTTCTTCACGGCTGCATCGCTCGCCGACATTCTGCGCCGGTTTGAGAGCGAACATGACGATCTGCGGCTCTTGCCAGAAAAGGTTGCTATCCAGCTCAACGACACCCACCCGGCTATCGCCGGCCCGGAACTGGTCCGTTTGTTGAGCGATGAACGCGGGCTTCCGTTCGATGACGCGATGGAGCTTGCGCGCCATACGCTCAATTACACCAACCACACGCTTCTGCCGGAGGCGCTGGAGCGTTGGGAGGAGGGCCTGTTTGGCCGCCTTTTACCCCGTCATCTGGAGATCATAGACCAGATTGATGGGGCGCATTCCAAACAGAACCCGAGCCGAAAGCTGGCCATCCGGGAGCCGGGTGTGGTCAAAATGGGTGAACTGAGCTTCATCATGGCCAACCGCGTGAACGGTGTGTCAGCGCTCCATACCGAGCTGATGAAGTCCACGGTTTTCGACGAACTGAACCGGCTGCATCCCGACAGGATCGTCAATCAGACCAACGGCGTCACCCCGCGACGTTGGTTGCACGCCTGCAACCCATCTCTGTCCGCGCTTATCACACAGCGGATCGGTGAAAGCTGGGTCGCCGACCTCGAACAACTCGCCAAGCTGGAACCGCATGTCGATGATCCGGAGTTTCGGCTGGCCTACGCTGCCTCTAAAGACGCAAACAAGGTCGAACTGGCACAATGGTTCAGCCATTCCCTTGGAGTTACCATTGATCCAACCATGGTGTTCGATGTGCAGATCAAACGCTTGCATGAGTACAAGCGCCAGCATCTGAACATCATCGAGGCGGTCGCGCTTTGGCAAGCGATCAAAACCGATCCTGATGCGGGCTGGACGCCGAGAGTGAAGATCTTCGCAGGAAAAGCGGCGCCTGGTTACTTCTTTGCCAAGGACATAATCCGCCTGATCAACGACGTCGCTGCCGTCGTGAACGCCGATCCAGACACCAGCCCCTATCTGAAGATCGTTTTCGTCCCCAATTACAATGTAACGCTGGCTGAGCGGCTGATCCCCGCGGCCGACTTGTCAGAGCAGATTTCCACCGCTGGCAAGGAAGCCTCAGGGACCGGAAACATGAAGTTCGCGCTTAACGGCGCGCCGACCATCGGCACACTCGACGGTGCCAATGTGGAAATCCGCGAGCGGGTTGGATCCGATAACTTTTTCCTGTTTGGCATGACAGCCGACGAGGTCGTGGCACGTCGCGCGGTTGATGACCACGCAGGCAAGGCGATCGCGCACGATCCGCGCCTTGCAGCGGCACTGGACGCAATTCAAACAGGTGTCTTCAGCCCCGAAGAGCCGCATCGGTATAAGGGGATCGTCGAGAATGTGTCAGGCCCGGACTATTTCCTCGTTTCCTCTGACTTCACCGATTATTGGCGCGCACAGCGCGAGGTGGATGCGAAGTTCAAGGATCGCGATAGCTGGTTCCGAATGGCGGCGCTCAATACCGCGCGCTCTGGTTGGTTCTCATCGGACCGTACCATCCGCGGCTATATGAGGGATGTGTGGGACGCCCGTTCATTGATTTAG
- a CDS encoding NAD(P)H-dependent glycerol-3-phosphate dehydrogenase, with the protein MSPEGNPMEPVQTAIGYQRIAVLGAGAWGTALSCVARSAGRSVVLWGRDAEALHTIANERTHPKHLPGVPLQAGIETSPVMEQAVNGAEAVLVVVPSYHTREICTELAPLLATDVPVALCAKGIEEGTGMIMTQVAEDVLRSNPVGVLSGPTFAREVALGHPTSATVAFAFSPFDRVQPISNPASRLSVTLGTETFRPHVSDDVVGVEIGGAIKNVIAIACGMMTGAGFAENTRAALITQGIDEMRLITEALGGRLETVTGLAGIGDLSLTCSSPTSRNMSLGVQLGSGRKRAECFDGQPVVVEGELNSKTVTDLARRLRLSLPVCEAVRSVLHDGAEFGTTFARLWARPLGAEPSAMRLSLQHPASDAAITEFAKRLA; encoded by the coding sequence ATGAGCCCGGAAGGGAACCCCATGGAGCCAGTCCAAACAGCAATTGGTTACCAAAGAATCGCCGTTCTTGGCGCCGGTGCCTGGGGAACGGCGCTGTCGTGTGTTGCCAGAAGTGCCGGTCGGAGCGTGGTCCTTTGGGGCCGTGATGCCGAAGCGTTGCACACAATCGCAAACGAACGGACCCATCCCAAGCACCTGCCTGGTGTTCCGTTACAAGCGGGGATCGAGACGTCCCCGGTTATGGAGCAAGCCGTCAACGGCGCCGAGGCCGTGCTCGTGGTTGTGCCCTCCTACCATACACGTGAAATATGCACTGAGCTCGCGCCGCTGCTTGCGACCGATGTGCCCGTCGCCCTCTGCGCAAAAGGGATCGAAGAAGGCACCGGTATGATCATGACGCAGGTCGCCGAAGACGTCCTGCGAAGCAATCCGGTGGGTGTCTTATCGGGCCCGACATTTGCGCGGGAAGTGGCACTCGGACACCCAACATCGGCAACCGTGGCATTCGCTTTTTCACCTTTTGATCGTGTTCAACCCATCAGCAATCCGGCATCTCGGCTCTCTGTCACGCTGGGGACGGAAACCTTCAGACCCCACGTTTCCGACGATGTCGTTGGGGTTGAGATCGGTGGCGCTATCAAAAATGTGATCGCCATAGCCTGCGGGATGATGACAGGAGCTGGCTTTGCAGAGAACACCCGCGCAGCCCTTATCACGCAAGGGATCGACGAGATGCGTCTGATCACCGAGGCGCTCGGCGGGCGGCTTGAGACAGTGACGGGGCTGGCGGGGATCGGCGATCTTTCGCTGACATGCTCCAGCCCAACCTCACGCAACATGAGTTTGGGCGTCCAGCTTGGAAGCGGTCGCAAAAGGGCTGAGTGCTTCGACGGTCAGCCTGTCGTCGTCGAGGGGGAGCTAAACTCCAAAACGGTCACCGATCTGGCGCGTCGGCTCAGACTGTCGCTGCCCGTATGCGAAGCCGTCCGCTCCGTACTTCACGACGGTGCCGAGTTCGGCACAACGTTTGCGCGCTTATGGGCTCGTCCTCTGGGTGCCGAACCATCGGCCATGCGGCTTTCGCTCCAGCATCCTGCGTCTGACGCTGCAATTACCGAATTCGCCAAGCGCCTGGCCTGA